One region of Strongyloides ratti genome assembly S_ratti_ED321, chromosome : X genomic DNA includes:
- a CDS encoding UDP-glucuronosyl/UDP-glucosyltransferase family-containing protein, whose amino-acid sequence MILYSIIFFNIFCLSYSYKILVFCPRSSHSHVNFLGSIADILVKGGHDVTYLLAEANPQVTTNGSKLAKLHIVPNTKEIAEKYLNMSSFTDVWLTSKHPTSHMKLAQKRMTLIKDQCSHLTNNLTLTEYMKNQKFDIGITEYFYSCGIGLFKMYNIPIFMNAAATVLPDSAYDFYGLEFPSSYVPAMMIANTDKMTYFRRMLNLFSFLFSKFFMKYALVNYVQDVYDVKFGPGYLDIMNDITLDSYALINTHPLLEFNFPQTNKILQIGGMKEFNINKLNDEFNKILNIRKKNVLISFGSHAQSSKMPLKMKKTIVNLIKDYPNITFIWKYETNETDFLDGLKNVYLFKWIPQIDLLSDGRISLFITHAGLNSVLELTYFGVPSLLVPLFGDQMRNSKMISRHGVGVAVTKELLYDSEKFKESFKEVLENGNYLKNGKKLSQMLKNYPVNQTDTIIRHTEKAVRWGKVNILNLQSRKKSFYQYYFMDNIVYLFIFVFIIYFL is encoded by the coding sequence atgattttatattctattatattttttaatattttttgtttatccTATTCTTACAAAATATTAGTGTTTTGTCCTAGAAGTAGCCATAGTCATGTTAATTTTTTGGGATCAATTGCTGATATATTAGTGAAAGGTGGACATGATGTAACATATTTATTAGCTGAAGCTAATCCTCAAGTTACTACAAATGGTAGTAAATTAGCTAAATTACATATTGTACCAAATACTAAAGAAATAgctgaaaaatatttaaatatgtcCAGTTTTACTGATGTTTGGTTAACTTCAAAACATCCAACATCTCATATGAAATTGGCACAAAAAAGAATGactttaataaaagatcAATGTTCacatttaacaaataatttaacattaacagaatatatgaaaaatcaaaaatttgatattggTATAACAGAATATTTCTATTCATGTGGAATAGgcttatttaaaatgtataatatacCAATTTTTATGAATGCTGCAGCAACAGTACTTCCAGATTCAGCATATGATTTTTATGGTTTAGAATTTCCTTCAAGTTATGTTCCAGCAATGATGATTGCTAATACTGACAAAATGACATATTTTAGAAGAATGTTAAacttattttcatttttattttcaaaattttttatgaaatatgCTCTTGTCAATTATGTTCAAGATGTTTATGATGTTAAATTTGGTCCAGGTTATTTAGATATAATGAATGATATAACACTTGATTCATATGCATTAATTAATACACATCCATTATTAGAATTTAATTTTCCacaaacaaataaaattcttCAAATTGGGGGAATGaaagaatttaatataaataaattaaatgatgaatttaataaaatacttaatataagaaaaaaaaatgttcttATTTCATTTGGATCACATGCTCAAAGTTCAAAAATGcctttaaaaatgaaaaaaacgATAGTAAATCTAATAAAAGATTATCctaatataacatttatttggAAATATGAAACAAATGAAACAGATTTTTTAGAtggtttaaaaaatgtttatctATTTAAATGGATTCCACAAATTGATTTGTTAAGTGATGGTAGAATATCACTTTTTATTACACATGCAGGATTAAATTCTGTTCTTGAATTAACTTATTTTGGTGTTCCATCACTTTTAGTACCATTATTTGGTGATCAAATGAGAAATTCAAAAATGATATCAAGACATGGTGTTGGTGTAGCTGTAACAAAAGAATTACTTTATGATtcagaaaaatttaaagaatcaTTTAAAGAAGTTTTAGAAAATggaaattatttaaagaatggaaaaaaattgtcacaaatgttaaaaaattatccaGTCAATCAGACAGATACAATTATTCGTCATACCGAAAAAGCTGTGCGTTGGggaaaagtaaatatattaaatttacaaagtagaaaaaaatctttttatcaGTATTATTTCATGGACAATATAGtttatctatttatttttgtatttataatttatttcctTTAA
- a CDS encoding G protein-coupled receptor, rhodopsin-like family and GPCR, rhodopsin-like, 7TM domain-containing protein: protein MENSSIDLYDLNNITKTNNILQKESFPPEGCFDAYHPIIIPRFYLVCVAGFITSIISIIENSFLFFLFAKKKSNRNHYNLYLMLIAIIDVFMGISYILLMVVNVSADYFQSLTLLRLWYFYVIPMITVSHVAMTSSAMCILAATFERYCITVNAKQTEFVKKNRVFIALGSLVIAIFNKGSMYFEFDIITNETCSGTMNEYAIIPTSLIDAPLYVIFRVWCRNIATVFLPFFALAYLNARIVRALAKQQRLDYCADLILANSKNHPDKEKSRRKILTRSATRTLVLVVITYLISNVVNVILTVGEYVNKLQLQTYYTDAYFILLDASSLLCVLASALRFPIYMTCQSQLREEVFNLLKHKLRKDNLIDESNNSTNSNNNGNVQLLTYKNDDLTISVRMDDNVKSTMDFKKDLLVKYPSTEEDNNDEKIVNRKVTKINVVDKNIIKDDKKLLWNANDSIICQRLKLSEGNDFLQNIIFGECQKESLL from the exons aTGGAAAATTCTTCCATTGATCTAtatgatttaaataatataactaaaacaaataatatattacaaaaagaaTCATTTCCACCTGAAGGTTGTTTTGATGCTTACCATCCAATAATTATTCCACGATTCTACCTTGTTTGTGTTGCCGGATTTATTACATCtattattagtattattgaaaattcttttttattctttctttttgctaaaaa aaaaagtaatcgtaatcattataatttatatctcATGTTAATTGCCATTATTGATGTTTTTATGGGAATCtcatatattttacttatGGTGGTAAATGTTTCTGCAGATTATTTCCAATCTCTTACACTTCTACGATTATG gtatttttatgttattccAATGATTACAGTTTCACACGTAGCTATGACATCTTCAGCAATGTGTATTTTAGCAGCAACATTTGAAAGATACTGCATTACGGTTAATGCTAAACAAACAGaatttgtcaaaaaaaatcGCGTTTTTATTGCTTTAGGGAGTCTTGTTATtgctatttttaataaaggaAGTATGTATTTTGAATTTGAT ataATAACAAATGAAACTTGTTCTGGGACAATGAATGAATATGCAATCATTCCAACTAGCTTAATTGATGCTCCtctttatgttatttttagaGTATGGTGTAGAAATATTGCTACTGTTTTTCTACCATTTTTTGCATTAGCATACCTTAATGCTAGAATTGTTAGAGCATTAGCTAAGCAACAAAGACTTGATTATTGTGCAGACTTGATTTTGGCTAATTCAAAGAATCATCCGGATAAGGAAAAAAGTCGTCGTAAA ATTTTAACAAGAAGTGCTACAAGAACATTAGTATTAGTCGTAATTACttatttaatatcaaatgtcgtaaatgttattttaactGTTGGTGAGTATGTCAACAAATTACAGTTACAGACATATTATACAGA tgcatattttattttattggaTGCCTCCTCCTTGTTATGTGTTTTAGCTTCTGCTCTACGTTTTCCTATTTATATGACTTGTCAATCACAATTGAGAGAAGAAGTTTTCAATCTTTTGAAGCATAAATTAAGAAAAGATAACTTGATAGATGAAAGCAATAATAGTACTAATAGCAATAATAATGGAAATGTTCAAttattaacatataaaaatgatgatCTAACCATTAGTGTTAGAATGGACGATAATGTTAAATCAACCATG gattttaaaaaagatttgttAGTCAAATACCCATCAACTGAGGAAGATAACAATGATGAGAAAATTGTTAATAGAAAAGTAACCAAAATAAATgttgttgataaaaatattattaaagatgataaaaaattattatggaATGCAAATGATTCTATAATATGTCAACgtttaaaattatctgaAGGAAATGACTTtcttcaaaatataatttttggtGAATGTCAAAAAGAAAGtttattgtaa